One window of the Archangium primigenium genome contains the following:
- a CDS encoding sigma 54-interacting transcriptional regulator — MQPAPPPIHRRILLQLAGSQRNARGRKHRPGLELALRDVDGRGLFDDVVVLYKADDSAVERVARELVEDIQQERPRSRGKPLALGRGSAWTDPSRRSEAREPIRRFLETFLRQFGSRLATTEFVVSTVTGPPAQWTLLIEELEQEGVMASLVREGADGRFIVQRLQAPAGPAQGQHPEQQFRLLGHSPFAWNVLLTGPTGVGKSHAARRLHASWAKHLERQGEFRPINCAGIPADLLEAELFGHEKGSFTGATHTREGLFRSAHRGTVFLDEVGELPLALQAKLLTALELRNEGGLWVRHIRPVGGEKEHPVDVRVVLGTHRNLWEDAAAGRFRLDLLGRISTHAVALPALTGSRHRILGAYLDRLELMEQHVAHRAGGTVRFILHRDAIEALQHFAFSSESQWTWNFRDVEQSTERLALLAWSHRRGKTRRVGIGTDIVAQETHFLQERWGTIPPGKPAERSTWADLEEAMQAGAVESLSELERWEARWLLQARRATRNHAEAWRWIRERNLLPFQGEREKGNPTDSFKKRWTRYAEYWKETLR; from the coding sequence ATGCAACCCGCCCCACCCCCCATTCACCGACGCATCCTGCTCCAGCTCGCTGGCTCCCAGCGCAACGCGCGCGGTCGCAAGCACCGCCCCGGCTTGGAGCTGGCGCTCCGTGACGTCGATGGCCGGGGTCTCTTCGATGACGTGGTGGTCCTCTACAAGGCGGATGACAGCGCCGTGGAGCGCGTGGCTCGAGAGCTGGTCGAGGACATCCAACAGGAGAGGCCTCGCTCGCGCGGTAAACCGCTCGCCCTGGGCAGGGGAAGCGCGTGGACGGACCCCTCGCGCAGAAGCGAAGCCCGAGAGCCCATCCGACGCTTCCTCGAGACGTTTCTGCGCCAGTTCGGCTCCCGGCTGGCAACCACTGAGTTCGTCGTCTCGACCGTAACGGGCCCCCCAGCACAATGGACTCTTCTCATCGAGGAGCTTGAGCAGGAGGGCGTGATGGCCTCGCTGGTACGAGAGGGCGCGGATGGACGCTTCATCGTCCAGCGGCTCCAGGCCCCGGCGGGACCGGCCCAGGGTCAGCACCCCGAGCAGCAGTTCCGCTTGCTGGGCCACTCGCCTTTCGCCTGGAACGTCCTGCTCACCGGGCCCACGGGCGTAGGCAAGTCACACGCCGCGCGGAGACTCCACGCGAGCTGGGCGAAACACCTGGAGCGGCAGGGCGAGTTCCGGCCCATCAATTGTGCGGGCATTCCCGCGGACCTCCTGGAGGCGGAGCTCTTCGGCCACGAGAAGGGCTCCTTCACGGGTGCCACCCACACCCGGGAGGGACTCTTCCGCTCCGCGCACCGGGGGACCGTCTTTCTCGATGAAGTCGGAGAGTTGCCGTTGGCGCTGCAAGCCAAACTGCTCACCGCTCTCGAGCTTCGGAACGAGGGGGGACTCTGGGTCCGCCACATCCGCCCCGTGGGCGGAGAAAAGGAGCACCCGGTGGATGTCCGCGTGGTGCTCGGCACCCACCGCAACCTGTGGGAGGACGCAGCTGCGGGGCGCTTCAGGCTTGATCTGCTCGGCAGAATCTCCACCCATGCCGTGGCCCTCCCCGCCCTGACCGGCTCACGGCACCGGATACTCGGAGCGTACCTGGATCGCCTGGAGTTGATGGAGCAACACGTCGCCCACCGCGCTGGGGGAACGGTGCGTTTCATCCTCCACCGGGACGCCATCGAGGCACTCCAACACTTCGCGTTCTCATCGGAGAGCCAATGGACCTGGAACTTCCGAGACGTGGAGCAGTCCACCGAGCGGCTCGCGCTTCTGGCCTGGTCGCACCGGCGTGGGAAGACGAGACGCGTGGGCATCGGCACCGATATCGTAGCGCAGGAGACCCATTTCCTCCAGGAGCGCTGGGGCACCATACCTCCCGGCAAGCCAGCCGAACGGAGCACCTGGGCGGACCTGGAAGAGGCGATGCAGGCTGGTGCGGTGGAGTCTCTGTCGGAGCTGGAGCGATGGGAGGCCCGATGGCTCCTCCAGGCCAGGCGCGCCACCCGGAACCACGCGGAGGCCTGGCGCTGGATACGTGAACGCAATCTCCTGCCCTTCCAGGGAGAGCGGGAGAAGGGCAACCCCACGGATTCCTTCAAAAAACGCTGGACCCGGTATGCGGAGTACTGGAAGGAGACACTTCGTTGA
- a CDS encoding AAA family ATPase yields the protein MTVETGSEGKSDARESAALTEAAGLRERIESVSRESDKALRELSARVEAIYRAVDDQKRGASSSAKRQEEIATRLQELSKQLAGMAEGEVFQSTLERAVTGIKRGAEAQLEEEREESRRKLERSQQEILAEIVRATTRVDKALQELSAQSDELQMTMEERRKLIRDYKPGTIEEQNQRIAVLRGQIHELEKERLELRKEREERVLELKRLQSSQGHLSQEELEARRKSLDAREARIGNAEEVRVERDALRKQLDEIEPVRLAYERGQQAIRLDATLRTQNAALTKQVDQLLADKEELLAQLGRREQALESRDKRLAEHKRTQDEQVKRLLALEADKADKEKRIQELETSVEVERERCGKQLESLQEKRAELEAWHRRLKEAEQAAFANRLEERKQFDTWKQERQRELDLAERTTEETVRRRVAAENDAQVAELKRSLGDANAQLASVKQIKQRLESELEAAQQARVAFLSEKAQLEAEVEQARREMEALDQRARATEQHLAQLTPQLEGLRARKAALEEENKVALQGFEERRQREKAELDALIEQRKQLEERTVDKKKRLEPIQSHWEAPRRRPMVEQREEQRWLADVAERIERTGFKFPRRLLEAFHTSLKIASWAPLTALAGVSGTGKSELPRLYAHCGGIRFLSVPVQPNWDSPQDLFGFFNYMDGRFRATDLVRALYQSQQPPTEGFNDGMLLVLLDEMNRARFELYFSELLSRLESRRGAGTEDERCLQVDLGAGVNPLKLPLGQNVLFVGTMNEDESTYSLSDMVLDRGNVLSFPRPRRLKRREFLQTLTPRNEVLSHDTWSGWIREPAKLPDEAREAITRTLEQVNEALALVNRAIGHRVLQAVESYVVNYPGDLTSEQAWTTALEDQLAQKIMPKLRGIELDSQAGGECLDAISSVLQEQAPALRRDFEQSRERSQGAFIWSSSSYLDGKGDA from the coding sequence ATGACTGTCGAGACGGGTTCTGAGGGGAAGTCTGACGCGCGCGAGAGCGCGGCTCTAACGGAGGCGGCAGGTCTGCGTGAGCGCATCGAGTCCGTCTCACGCGAGTCGGATAAGGCCCTGCGAGAGCTGAGCGCGCGGGTCGAGGCCATCTACCGGGCGGTCGACGACCAGAAGCGCGGCGCCTCCTCCTCTGCGAAGCGGCAGGAGGAGATCGCGACCCGGCTCCAGGAGCTCTCGAAGCAGCTGGCCGGCATGGCCGAGGGAGAGGTGTTCCAGAGCACGCTCGAGCGCGCGGTGACCGGAATCAAGCGGGGGGCGGAGGCTCAGCTCGAGGAGGAGCGCGAGGAGTCCCGGCGCAAGCTGGAGCGGTCGCAGCAGGAAATCCTGGCGGAGATCGTCCGTGCGACCACCCGGGTGGACAAGGCCCTCCAGGAGCTGAGCGCCCAGTCCGATGAGCTCCAGATGACCATGGAGGAGCGGCGCAAGCTCATCCGGGACTACAAGCCGGGGACGATCGAGGAGCAGAACCAGCGGATCGCGGTGCTGCGTGGGCAGATCCACGAACTCGAGAAGGAGCGCCTGGAGTTGAGGAAGGAACGGGAGGAGCGGGTCCTCGAGCTGAAACGGCTGCAGTCGAGCCAGGGCCACCTCTCTCAGGAAGAGCTGGAGGCGAGGCGCAAGTCCCTGGATGCCCGCGAGGCTCGGATTGGCAATGCGGAGGAGGTCCGGGTCGAGCGTGATGCGCTGCGCAAGCAGCTCGACGAGATCGAGCCCGTGCGTCTGGCCTACGAGCGGGGCCAGCAGGCCATCCGGCTGGACGCGACCCTGCGCACCCAGAACGCGGCGCTGACCAAGCAGGTCGACCAGCTCCTGGCGGACAAGGAGGAGCTGCTGGCCCAGTTGGGCAGGCGGGAGCAGGCCCTCGAGAGCAGGGACAAGCGGCTCGCGGAGCACAAGCGGACGCAAGACGAGCAGGTCAAGCGCCTGCTGGCACTGGAGGCCGACAAGGCCGACAAGGAGAAGCGCATCCAGGAGCTTGAGACCAGCGTGGAGGTCGAGCGTGAGCGCTGTGGCAAGCAGCTGGAGAGCCTCCAGGAGAAGCGGGCGGAGCTGGAGGCGTGGCACCGGCGCCTGAAGGAGGCGGAGCAGGCCGCGTTCGCCAACCGGCTCGAGGAGCGCAAACAGTTCGACACCTGGAAGCAGGAGCGCCAGCGTGAGCTCGACCTGGCGGAGAGGACGACCGAGGAGACGGTCCGGAGGCGGGTGGCGGCGGAGAACGACGCCCAGGTGGCGGAGCTGAAGCGCTCCCTGGGAGATGCCAACGCGCAGCTCGCGAGCGTGAAGCAGATCAAACAGCGACTCGAGTCCGAGCTGGAAGCCGCCCAACAGGCGCGTGTGGCGTTCCTCTCCGAGAAGGCGCAGCTGGAGGCGGAGGTGGAACAGGCACGTCGGGAGATGGAGGCGCTCGACCAGCGGGCCCGGGCGACGGAGCAGCATCTGGCCCAGCTGACCCCCCAGCTTGAGGGGCTCCGGGCGAGGAAGGCCGCCCTGGAGGAGGAGAACAAGGTCGCGCTTCAGGGCTTCGAGGAGCGCCGCCAGCGTGAGAAGGCGGAGCTGGACGCCCTCATTGAGCAGCGCAAGCAGCTGGAGGAACGGACGGTCGACAAGAAAAAGCGGCTCGAGCCCATCCAGTCGCACTGGGAGGCTCCCCGCCGCCGCCCGATGGTGGAGCAGCGCGAGGAGCAGCGCTGGCTCGCTGACGTGGCGGAGCGAATCGAGAGGACGGGGTTCAAGTTCCCCCGCCGTCTCCTGGAGGCCTTCCACACCTCGCTGAAGATTGCCTCGTGGGCCCCGCTGACCGCGCTCGCCGGCGTGAGCGGCACTGGTAAGTCCGAGCTCCCCCGGCTCTACGCGCACTGCGGGGGAATCCGCTTCCTCTCCGTTCCCGTCCAGCCCAACTGGGACAGCCCCCAGGATCTCTTCGGCTTCTTCAACTACATGGATGGGCGCTTCCGGGCGACGGACCTCGTGCGTGCGCTCTACCAGAGCCAGCAGCCGCCAACGGAGGGGTTCAACGATGGCATGCTCCTCGTGCTGCTCGATGAGATGAACCGCGCCCGGTTCGAGCTCTACTTCAGCGAGCTGTTGAGTCGGCTGGAGTCACGCCGCGGAGCGGGGACGGAAGATGAGAGGTGCTTGCAGGTGGACCTCGGGGCGGGGGTCAATCCACTCAAGCTCCCGCTCGGGCAGAACGTGCTCTTCGTCGGCACCATGAACGAGGATGAGAGCACGTACAGCCTCTCGGACATGGTGCTCGATCGCGGCAACGTGCTGTCCTTCCCGCGGCCCCGCCGCCTGAAGCGCCGCGAGTTCTTGCAGACCCTGACGCCGCGGAACGAGGTGCTGTCGCACGACACGTGGAGTGGGTGGATTCGAGAGCCCGCGAAGCTGCCGGACGAGGCGCGGGAGGCCATCACCCGGACGCTCGAGCAGGTGAACGAGGCGCTTGCACTCGTGAACCGCGCCATCGGTCACCGCGTGCTCCAGGCTGTCGAGAGCTACGTGGTGAACTATCCTGGGGACCTCACCTCCGAGCAGGCCTGGACGACGGCGCTGGAGGATCAGCTCGCCCAGAAGATCATGCCCAAGCTCCGGGGCATCGAGCTGGACAGCCAGGCGGGAGGCGAGTGCCTCGACGCCATCTCCTCGGTGCTCCAGGAGCAGGCTCCCGCGCTGCGCCGCGACTTCGAGCAGTCTCGCGAGCGCTCGCAGGGGGCCTTCATCTGGTCCAGCTCCTCCTACCTCGACGGGAAGGGGGATGCTTGA
- a CDS encoding DUF2357 domain-containing protein, which yields MSTAATSPGVGEPDPDELERRASEVRRGGADALGARWAALVLAEHVIATAAELDVSTGRPLATPLLQALARLREDTREGRWPLPRDGLARMVGLAVEALERIVASPRWRPQRTRVRLQPEKVRQQDVKCLTWLARQPGVTLQEKSVSARQVLGVVRERNHDTPENRLVQRVLLGLDRLVRKRLEACHQKEFDLLVPALEEELRRLRRLVRRELEASPLAGVVPSLRPEPNNVLLGDPDYSRAWRAFRWQGSRDAQAARILRQQDARLSAALGALVLATMAGRKDVVLENVLVGAELEGLPGSGFGLSIPKTPLLAAPSAGRVGLLLFEARSAEGWHLEQRLFAGEAILEQVDVRAFTLSATFQEDAEPLPGRGLPGRVLLRAEGHEESLEFLADAEGLRSVGRVLSERWLGPEADASAVLLLPREGMPRREGARWVGWDVSTPTLQVASGLDASSHRGLSLVGRQRSDGRWFVGSEGLSLLGAAPSLGGPEVLARLTRVGTEPALQEQARTVMSTLFRAALEAGNGPGVGGSLAIAVPDGTDELGLSLLREALPASQLGALFVPSSVAMALEWRRGRGSPPVDKSEPVIVLNSQAPGLTVTYLELLRDKEADKAEEPFVWQRALPFEALDEAHGVSALAWERMLAREAVVRASGGSLEDPLLRRSAERLVEGGLLSALLEDPAGRPVLVPLGEEGRGWLRLERHHVEPAAAVPIWLDAFRRWLDAFERSGGGERLRAQVNGRPFTFLLAGAPFDQAALRDGARAELTRYYAPKHVEVLEGGAGALARGAREALTRRARGVPTWSDTLPPLRLEIDTERGPEWIDLLDGNRTVRPGERVAVTISQQLVLPSGERRIFFPLSRDRGSDRATAGFVAALEHESFPLTQPVKVRLSVDFHYAQDAFRVHVLPVESAPFTALEFRWEAGTRDAREDICDLAPEVPEGLPWDESDPDVGRLVEAVGRLRERSVKLFRGNVIADVKDPKKRATFLEGVKEVLKCLSDVESGMKGLWCGSRLPGPPVCVTSTLLELLPLLLEFGGLPEEPARGSKKSQPLTKSSLWSDKQVGTELDKLRSAALVTLGLLRGDAPAAVLPELLKRARQEPGAQRLVEAVGRQLSSSNRPVVAEALRWLGAQLEWGDRVRPQSLKLPLWALATGFWSTPSAVSELSAEDTSRLATSCEALLTRIADEWHAERVGADLYTETLAVLLGLLRLRPDTREQRLVAGTPEAERLAIVTERAAAALSRAERPTRFRLKLGDGENFSNVVCNALRGQRRVRVWAFEE from the coding sequence TTGAGCACCGCCGCCACGTCGCCGGGAGTCGGCGAGCCCGACCCGGACGAACTGGAGCGACGTGCCTCCGAGGTGAGGAGGGGCGGAGCGGATGCGCTCGGGGCCCGGTGGGCCGCGCTCGTCCTGGCCGAGCACGTCATCGCCACCGCGGCCGAGCTGGATGTCTCGACGGGTCGGCCGTTGGCGACGCCGTTGCTCCAGGCCCTCGCCCGCCTTCGGGAAGACACGCGTGAGGGGCGCTGGCCCCTGCCTCGCGACGGGCTGGCTCGGATGGTGGGCCTCGCGGTGGAGGCGCTTGAGCGCATCGTGGCCTCGCCCCGCTGGCGTCCTCAACGGACGCGAGTCCGGCTCCAGCCCGAGAAGGTTCGCCAGCAGGACGTGAAGTGCCTCACCTGGCTGGCGCGCCAGCCGGGCGTCACGTTGCAGGAGAAGAGCGTGTCGGCCCGTCAGGTGCTCGGCGTCGTCCGGGAGCGCAACCACGACACCCCCGAGAATCGCCTCGTGCAGCGGGTGCTCCTGGGGCTCGACCGGCTCGTCCGGAAGCGGCTCGAGGCCTGTCACCAGAAGGAGTTCGACCTGTTGGTGCCAGCCCTCGAGGAGGAACTGCGGCGGCTGCGCCGGCTGGTGCGTCGGGAGTTGGAGGCCTCGCCGCTGGCCGGTGTGGTGCCGAGCCTCCGTCCCGAGCCCAACAACGTGCTCCTGGGAGACCCGGACTATTCCCGGGCCTGGCGTGCCTTCCGCTGGCAGGGCTCCCGGGACGCGCAGGCCGCGCGGATCCTACGGCAGCAGGACGCGCGACTCTCGGCGGCGCTGGGGGCTCTGGTGCTCGCGACGATGGCCGGGCGCAAGGATGTCGTCCTCGAGAACGTGCTCGTTGGGGCCGAGCTGGAGGGGCTGCCCGGGTCGGGCTTCGGGCTGAGCATCCCGAAGACGCCGCTGCTGGCCGCGCCGTCCGCGGGGCGGGTGGGACTTCTCCTGTTCGAAGCCCGGAGCGCGGAGGGCTGGCACCTCGAACAGCGCCTCTTCGCCGGGGAGGCCATTCTGGAGCAGGTCGACGTCCGGGCCTTCACGCTCTCCGCCACCTTTCAAGAGGACGCGGAGCCTCTCCCGGGGCGGGGGCTCCCCGGGCGGGTCCTCCTTCGGGCCGAGGGCCACGAGGAGTCGCTCGAGTTCCTCGCGGATGCCGAGGGGTTGCGGAGCGTGGGCCGGGTGCTCTCGGAGCGCTGGTTGGGACCCGAGGCGGATGCCTCCGCTGTCCTCCTCCTGCCGCGTGAGGGAATGCCCAGGCGGGAGGGGGCCCGGTGGGTAGGGTGGGACGTTTCCACGCCCACGCTCCAGGTGGCGTCCGGGCTGGACGCCTCCTCGCACAGGGGACTGTCGCTCGTCGGTCGCCAGCGCTCGGATGGGCGATGGTTCGTTGGGAGCGAGGGCCTCTCGCTGCTGGGCGCGGCGCCGAGCCTCGGGGGACCGGAGGTGCTCGCGCGTCTCACCCGCGTGGGGACGGAGCCCGCTCTGCAGGAGCAGGCCAGGACGGTGATGTCGACTCTGTTCCGTGCGGCGCTCGAGGCGGGAAACGGCCCGGGCGTGGGGGGCTCCCTGGCCATCGCGGTTCCGGACGGCACCGACGAGCTCGGGTTGAGCCTGCTGCGCGAGGCGCTCCCCGCGAGCCAGCTCGGCGCGCTCTTCGTTCCTTCCTCGGTCGCGATGGCGCTCGAGTGGCGTCGGGGGCGGGGCTCTCCTCCCGTCGACAAGTCGGAGCCGGTGATCGTGCTGAACTCCCAGGCGCCAGGGCTCACGGTGACGTACCTCGAGCTGCTGCGCGACAAGGAGGCTGACAAGGCCGAGGAGCCCTTCGTCTGGCAGCGTGCGCTCCCATTTGAGGCGCTCGATGAGGCTCACGGCGTCTCCGCGTTGGCCTGGGAGCGGATGCTGGCGCGAGAGGCCGTTGTCCGGGCCTCGGGAGGCTCCCTGGAGGATCCCCTGCTGCGGAGGAGCGCCGAGCGCCTGGTCGAGGGTGGGTTGCTCTCGGCCCTCCTGGAGGATCCGGCGGGGCGGCCGGTGCTCGTTCCCCTCGGCGAGGAGGGACGTGGCTGGCTGCGTCTCGAGCGTCACCACGTCGAGCCGGCCGCGGCCGTGCCTATCTGGCTGGACGCCTTCCGCCGCTGGCTGGATGCGTTCGAGCGGAGCGGGGGCGGGGAGCGGCTCCGGGCCCAGGTGAATGGACGGCCTTTCACGTTCCTCCTCGCGGGAGCGCCTTTCGACCAGGCTGCCCTCCGAGACGGCGCGCGCGCCGAGCTGACCCGCTACTACGCACCGAAGCATGTCGAGGTGCTCGAGGGCGGAGCGGGGGCGCTCGCACGAGGAGCCCGGGAGGCCCTGACGCGGCGTGCTCGCGGTGTGCCCACCTGGAGTGACACGCTCCCGCCCCTCCGGCTGGAGATTGACACCGAGCGGGGGCCCGAGTGGATTGACCTGCTCGACGGGAATCGCACGGTTCGTCCGGGCGAGCGTGTCGCGGTGACCATCTCCCAGCAGCTCGTGCTTCCCTCCGGCGAGCGCCGCATCTTCTTCCCACTGTCGCGGGATCGCGGCTCGGACCGGGCCACCGCCGGGTTCGTCGCCGCCCTCGAGCACGAGTCCTTTCCGCTGACGCAGCCGGTGAAGGTCCGGCTCTCGGTGGACTTCCACTACGCGCAGGATGCCTTCAGGGTCCACGTGCTCCCCGTCGAGTCCGCCCCCTTCACGGCGCTCGAGTTCCGCTGGGAGGCGGGCACTCGTGATGCACGTGAGGACATCTGCGACCTGGCGCCGGAAGTCCCAGAGGGGCTCCCCTGGGACGAGTCCGATCCCGACGTGGGTCGGCTCGTCGAGGCCGTGGGGAGGTTGCGCGAGCGGAGCGTGAAGCTCTTCCGGGGGAATGTGATCGCGGACGTGAAGGACCCCAAGAAGCGGGCTACATTCCTCGAGGGCGTGAAGGAGGTGCTCAAGTGCCTCTCGGACGTGGAGTCGGGGATGAAGGGCCTGTGGTGTGGCTCGCGGCTCCCAGGCCCTCCCGTGTGCGTCACGTCCACGCTCCTGGAGCTGCTGCCCCTGCTGCTGGAATTCGGTGGCCTTCCGGAGGAGCCCGCTCGCGGCTCCAAGAAGAGCCAGCCCCTGACGAAGTCCTCGCTGTGGTCGGACAAGCAGGTCGGGACGGAGCTCGACAAGCTGCGGAGCGCGGCGCTCGTGACGCTCGGGCTCCTGCGGGGGGATGCACCCGCGGCGGTGCTCCCCGAACTCCTCAAGCGCGCCCGCCAGGAGCCCGGAGCGCAGCGCCTCGTCGAGGCTGTCGGCCGGCAGCTCTCTTCGAGCAACAGGCCCGTGGTCGCGGAGGCCCTGCGGTGGCTCGGGGCGCAGCTCGAATGGGGTGACAGGGTGCGGCCCCAGTCGCTCAAGCTGCCGCTCTGGGCCCTGGCCACTGGCTTCTGGTCGACCCCGTCCGCCGTGTCGGAGCTGTCCGCCGAGGACACCTCGCGCCTGGCGACGTCCTGTGAGGCGCTGCTCACGCGGATCGCCGACGAGTGGCATGCCGAGCGGGTGGGTGCGGATCTCTATACGGAGACGTTGGCGGTGTTGCTCGGCCTGCTACGATTGCGCCCCGACACGCGGGAGCAGCGGCTGGTGGCGGGGACTCCAGAGGCGGAGCGTCTGGCGATCGTGACCGAGCGCGCCGCCGCGGCGCTCTCGAGGGCGGAGCGGCCAACGCGCTTCCGATTGAAGCTGGGGGATGGGGAGAATTTCTCCAACGTGGTGTGCAACGCGCTCCGCGGGCAGCGGCGTGTGCGTGTCTGGGCATTCGAGGAATGA